TGAACATGCGAACAAACTTATAAACATGTATGCTGACATTTCTATATCTCCTTAATATATCGttagaaattaacattttatattcattttttcgtCACATTTAAGTGGCAGTGAAGACCACTTTATTATTCGCACAATACTGAATATATGTACCAATGAAATATACCTTATGTACTGTATACAATGAAATAGCGATAAGGAATTTGAAGCATTTAAAATTGTATGTACTTTGATACTCTTAAacgattttattatgaaatattgtaacctGTTTTACATTATACTTTTTCTACTGTTTATcacaataagaaatatatactttaatttttttacgaaAGTAATAGCTTGTTCATATAGTAGAAAATtacgtttatattttttgttggcaattatacatttatacatacaGTTATCTATAAACTGATTGTCATGATATTTAACTTATTTCTTATAATGTAACAAGaccatttaataatatttattaatattcgttattagtataaaataaataattttttgatataAATGATAATTTCGGAAAGTATCTTTCTTACATAAAAGAATTTGAAaccatttgatattttttaccatataaaaaaattgaataatcgaatttaaaaatagtttagtttgtattttaagtataatttattaattgactGACAATATATAacgaaattatattcatttatttatgtttatgacTGATTGTATTACGTTAACATTACGTGTCAgtcaatttataaattaacttaTGAATTGAACttcatgtataaattaaattattttaagacCAATAATTAGCATGATGtgtagatattattaaattcatcttTTTATGTGATATAATAATCTAACAGGAAGAATACATAGTgctattttaaaaaaacataaaatatcttcactttttcatataataaaaaatattactaaaattttgtttacgtcaataaattcttcattaaatatcaatgaattttcattgaattattttcttgtagaaCTAGTATGTAGATCTATTCAAATATGACCACTCTGTagtattatatgtatttctCACAGACCACCCTATATATTAACAATACTCATAGATTCAACAATATGGCACCGAGTGATTAATTTCGCGTTTGATTATTCCATTACTACATTTATATGTTGTCGATATTTACGTAGTAATATAACAAACGTACGCTACCGTAAGACAAAATGGTAGAGTTGtagtatattattaatgaattcacaGTTCACTGAGTTAGGGTAGTGGCTGGATCAAGCAGTTCTAACCTTATTCTGGAAATTTCTTTTCTGGATTTCACGACTGTTTTTATTTCTTGTAAcggtaacattttatatttcgttttgtATGAATctactttttattgtatttgacGCTATCGTCAACGAACTTACAGGAAATaatgcttttcttttttttctttctgtaatattatttagtaatttctaTACTATTATATGCATGTGACAAGAATTTGTTCAGAGCTTTGtactttatacaaatatttttcaactgaaTGGATagattgtaattttttataattgtgaATGTTTTCAGGCAGTTATAAAAGAATTCACCACAATGAATGTCAATCCACGAGTATTTTTTGATGTAGAAGTAGGCGGACTTCCAATGGGTAGAATAGTGTTTGAATTATTTGCTGATGTGTGCCCTATAACATGCGAAAACTTTCGTGGTTTATGTACTGGAGAGAAAGGACTTGGGAAAACAACTAGCAAACCATTGCATTACAAAGGAATTGTTTTTCATAGAGTTGTTAAAGATTTCATGATTCAGGGTGGTGATTTTTCAGTAGGTAACGGAACAGGAGGTGAATCTATTTATGGCGGAACATTTGCAGGTAAACTTGATAAACATTGATTTGGTTAAGAGTAATATGAGAAGAAAACTtttggaatataaatatttaaaatatgtgaaacaacatttttcagatgaaaattttattataaaacataacaAGCCATTTTTGTTATCAATGGCAAATCGTGGCAGAGATACAAATGGTTCACAATTCTTTATGTGAGTATTTACAgagaaaaacatatttaaattatttaaatttatataagtatacatatatatatatctgaagaatataaaaaaattaattagctAATTCACACTAGTTAAAAAAATTGCAAGATGGTgtgacaaaattaaaatataaaattaatacattctaTTGTTTTACTAAAAAATTTAGTTTGCATGTTATTATTAATCAAAGTTATGCGCTTattaaaagttaataattacaattgcaAACAAAGAATGTtttgtatatagattttattttttaatgtttctacTGGCTCAAAATTATGTTTCTCTGCTGGCAGATGTATTCTTTATCAACTACAAAAGGTAAAGGTAATAGGagtttaatacatatatttatcctCACATTTTAACAATCTTCTAggctttaattatattttgaaaaaagctTTAAAACAGTAAGAggagataaattaattaagtGATACGAAATTTGGGTGTGTGTCGATATCTATAAAACTTATCCTGTTTCAATTAATGTTGTTATGTAagatcattttatatttgatagtCTATGTGAATCATGTTGAACGtccgaagaatattaaaaagaatagaaataagAATATCTTTGGAGGAATGAATAACTTAGCCATATTTCTGTGTAGTCATGAGGGAAGGGTCTGCACACCACTACTACAACACAATGACCAATGAAAGCTGGCTCTTTCTGTTCATCTCTCATCCCCTTAATCATATTTTGTTGTTGTAGTACAACACAACCAGCGCCTCACCTCGACAAGTAAGTAAAAatccattttttataattactttataattcaaaagctgtttgtatatttaaaatttcaatgtaaatattttcagtgtCCATGTGGTTTTTGGAGAAGTAGTGTCTGGCCAGGAAATTGTTACACATATTGAGGGACTTCCAGTAGACCGTATGTCCCGTCCATTGCAAGATGCTAAGGTTGTGAATTGTGGAGAACTTGTATTAAAAGTCAAGAGTAAAGGTACGTTTgactttcattaaaattttgttaaggaaactaatgtaataaaatttaatttacaattatttatagcgAAGAAACGCGAAACAAAAGACAGTAGTTCATCGGATACAGATTCTGATTCTTATGCAGAAAAAtctaagaaaaaaaagaaggccAAGAAAAagtatatgttttataatttactttaaagCTGAATTAGTAATAACttgaaataacaattttgattaataatatagtaaaaaaaGAGCAAAGTCGGAAGATGGCGAAATACACGATTCAAATGAAGATGATCTCGGAAAACCACATCCACTTGTGTCAGTAACAAAAATCGATCCAGATGAAATACCGGAAGTGCCagcaaataaatttttgtacagAGCAGGGCCAACGAATAACGCGAATCAAAAAGAATTTAGGCAACATTATGGAAGAGATCGGGTACGATCGCATAGAAAAACTGGTCGCGTATTTAAAGGAAGAGGAATatttgtaagtatttatatacaatGTATGGTACACGGTATGTatgcatttttcaaatatttcgtaacatgttaataaaacaaaacttataaaatatggtatttttttgtaatttaataataaaactaaatatccATAAACAAAATTCCAGCGCTATCATACACCTTCACGTAGTCGTTCAAGAAGCGTAACACCGCCGCACTGGAAGCAGGCTCAAAATCGTACTATCAAATTACATGAATTTCAGGTACACGATCTTAAACATTTTACAGTCATCGATTTTCTCTTCGTGTGCAATAAGGTTGTAATTACAATGCATCAAATTATGTTACAGAAATTAGAAAAGGAACgtttaaaaaaagaagaggaaacgaAAAAGCGCGAGGCAGATAGGATCAAAAAGTTCACAGAAAATCCGGACGAAGATAGTCAGATAATGGACAAATTTGATACTGATACACGAGTATCCGAAGAACTCGAGAACAAGGAGAATGATCAGTTGGAAGAAAAGAAGGATGACAATAAAAACGTGGAACAGGATCAAGATAATTTGAACACTAGTTCTGATATAAATGATTCTATGTCAAAGGACAAAACAGATGGAAAGCATAAAAATGAGAAAGCAATAAAGCGTGATTCACATCGATCATACGGCGACAGATCTTCGCGACGTGATTCACGGGACAGGAGTAGAAGACGTGGAAGTGGTCGTTCGAGATCACGGGATCGTCGAAGATCCCGAGACAGGGATTATGATCGTAGAAATAGCCGTGATAGAAGAAATAGAAGGAATTATTATCCACGTAGGCGAGATTCTTATAGAATGAACAGACCAGGCAGAGAGAATTATAGATACTATGATAGACGTAATGATTACAAAAGGACAAAcaattctaattcaaattacGATACAGACAAAAATCGAAGAAAGAGTGGTAACATGTCGGATTCTAACAATCAACCAAAATTTAAACGCCGCTCTCGTTCAACTAGTTCTAGTAGTCAACACTCCAAAGactaattattttttccttttattatttccGCAACACCgaaaactataatttataaagCAAGCTACATCTTCTGTATCGTCTGCaaatttttactttgaatttggtTTTTGTCCTGATGAATTTGAATTTGTGCATAGACAATGTAGTCTTATATTTGCTATgaattgcaaaatattaataacaacgtCTACATGTAAATTACAATTCATAAGTACTTATGTGACAGCCTTTTATATTTTGTCATATGGATACATTATGTTACAGAATATAATTCTTTGATCGTTACACAGAATTCTTTGATACGTATAAGCTGAAGTGATTAAATGAACAGTAAATGTGTCTTCTAATTGTATAGCATTATACTGTAAATTAAAGATACTTTTACTATAAGTCACTAATGTATAAgttatatttgaacattttttgtgAGTAGTTACGCACGTACTTCTTTGTACCTTATGAAATTTGTGACATACGTTTTATTGTACTTTTGCGATTGTATTCttgcaaaattacaaaattttacataaaattcggAGTTATAACTAATTACTAGGACTGAGTATTTGAACTGTGTAAATTCGCTGGAGTAAGTTCTTGATTCGTTCTTCGGATACTTAAGTCGTTCTATTAACTGTACGTTTCCctgtaattttaaaaatccttTTATTAGCACTTTATGTaagaattcaaaattaaaaaaaaatccatAATAACCTATgtctatgaaattatttttacgaaCTGTTTAATATTCGCATTctataaaaagatttatttcgaattaaatttaaaaagatttaCTTCCAACTCTTCGTACAAGGCTACCTTCGAGTTCtgatagtaattattaattcgGTTCTTTTTTGGATTGGCAGCATTGATGATGGGAAGTTGGCTGTATGAAATACTTTATCCTGATTGGCTTCTAAAAATTGTTTACGTTAGGAATTGTAAGTTTAAAAGTTATGTGATTGACA
This genomic window from Nomia melanderi isolate GNS246 chromosome 9, iyNomMela1, whole genome shotgun sequence contains:
- the Moca-cyp gene encoding nuclear cyclophilin protein Moca-cyp isoform X1, which encodes MAVIKEFTTMNVNPRVFFDVEVGGLPMGRIVFELFADVCPITCENFRGLCTGEKGLGKTTSKPLHYKGIVFHRVVKDFMIQGGDFSVGNGTGGESIYGGTFADENFIIKHNKPFLLSMANRGRDTNGSQFFITTQPAPHLDNVHVVFGEVVSGQEIVTHIEGLPVDRMSRPLQDAKVVNCGELVLKVKSKAKKRETKDSSSSDTDSDSYAEKSKKKKKAKKNKKRAKSEDGEIHDSNEDDLGKPHPLVSVTKIDPDEIPEVPANKFLYRAGPTNNANQKEFRQHYGRDRVRSHRKTGRVFKGRGIFRYHTPSRSRSRSVTPPHWKQAQNRTIKLHEFQKLEKERLKKEEETKKREADRIKKFTENPDEDSQIMDKFDTDTRVSEELENKENDQLEEKKDDNKNVEQDQDNLNTSSDINDSMSKDKTDGKHKNEKAIKRDSHRSYGDRSSRRDSRDRSRRRGSGRSRSRDRRRSRDRDYDRRNSRDRRNRRNYYPRRRDSYRMNRPGRENYRYYDRRNDYKRTNNSNSNYDTDKNRRKSGNMSDSNNQPKFKRRSRSTSSSSQHSKD
- the Moca-cyp gene encoding nuclear cyclophilin protein Moca-cyp isoform X2; its protein translation is MNVNPRVFFDVEVGGLPMGRIVFELFADVCPITCENFRGLCTGEKGLGKTTSKPLHYKGIVFHRVVKDFMIQGGDFSVGNGTGGESIYGGTFADENFIIKHNKPFLLSMANRGRDTNGSQFFITTQPAPHLDNVHVVFGEVVSGQEIVTHIEGLPVDRMSRPLQDAKVVNCGELVLKVKSKAKKRETKDSSSSDTDSDSYAEKSKKKKKAKKNKKRAKSEDGEIHDSNEDDLGKPHPLVSVTKIDPDEIPEVPANKFLYRAGPTNNANQKEFRQHYGRDRVRSHRKTGRVFKGRGIFRYHTPSRSRSRSVTPPHWKQAQNRTIKLHEFQKLEKERLKKEEETKKREADRIKKFTENPDEDSQIMDKFDTDTRVSEELENKENDQLEEKKDDNKNVEQDQDNLNTSSDINDSMSKDKTDGKHKNEKAIKRDSHRSYGDRSSRRDSRDRSRRRGSGRSRSRDRRRSRDRDYDRRNSRDRRNRRNYYPRRRDSYRMNRPGRENYRYYDRRNDYKRTNNSNSNYDTDKNRRKSGNMSDSNNQPKFKRRSRSTSSSSQHSKD
- the Moca-cyp gene encoding nuclear cyclophilin protein Moca-cyp isoform X3 → MKAGSFCSSLIPLIIFCCCSTTQPAPHLDNVHVVFGEVVSGQEIVTHIEGLPVDRMSRPLQDAKVVNCGELVLKVKSKAKKRETKDSSSSDTDSDSYAEKSKKKKKAKKNKKRAKSEDGEIHDSNEDDLGKPHPLVSVTKIDPDEIPEVPANKFLYRAGPTNNANQKEFRQHYGRDRVRSHRKTGRVFKGRGIFRYHTPSRSRSRSVTPPHWKQAQNRTIKLHEFQKLEKERLKKEEETKKREADRIKKFTENPDEDSQIMDKFDTDTRVSEELENKENDQLEEKKDDNKNVEQDQDNLNTSSDINDSMSKDKTDGKHKNEKAIKRDSHRSYGDRSSRRDSRDRSRRRGSGRSRSRDRRRSRDRDYDRRNSRDRRNRRNYYPRRRDSYRMNRPGRENYRYYDRRNDYKRTNNSNSNYDTDKNRRKSGNMSDSNNQPKFKRRSRSTSSSSQHSKD